Proteins encoded in a region of the Magallana gigas chromosome 8, xbMagGiga1.1, whole genome shotgun sequence genome:
- the LOC136271042 gene encoding putative nuclease HARBI1, which produces MKMAAVFLLGLADDEQRQLIRRERVFRDRTNPLDFLNDTEVIERYRLPREFLFRLIDIVREDIEPDTHRSHALSACTQVLVTVRYLAKASFFSECGDLHGISRASVSRAVDAVTKSICHRLDNIHFPTEEEANRVKHDFYQIAGFPNVLGAIDGTLIPIMAPKVNEPEYVCRKGYHAMNIQVVADAWLRFTNVVAKWPGSVHDAFMFENSSLEAKIEARYMYNNILV; this is translated from the exons atgaaaatggcCGCCGTGTTTTTATTAGGCCTAGCAGACGACGAACAGAGACAACTAATAAGAAGAGAACGTGTTTTTCGAGACAGAACAAACCCCTTAGACTTTTTGAATGACACGGAGGTGATCGAGCGGTATCGTCTACCACGGGAATTTCTTTTCCGCCTCATAGATATTGTCAGGGAGGACATTGAGCCGGACACTCACAGGAGCCATGCACTGTCAGCTTGCACACAG gtTCTAGTGACCGTGAGGTATCTTGCAAAGGCGTCATTTTTCTCCGAGTGTGGCGATTTACACGGCATTTCTAGGGCCAGTGTTTCCAGAGCTGTTGATGCCGTAACAAAGTCGATTTGTCATAGACTTGACAACATCCACTTCCCAACAg agGAGGAAGCAAATCGtgttaaacatgatttttacCAAATAGCTGGATTCCCCAATGTCCTTGGTGCCATTGATGGGACTCTCATTCCCATTATGGCACCAAAGGTGAATGAGCCAGAGTATGTGTGTAGAAAGGGATATCACGCTATGAATATCCAAGTTGTTGCAGATGCATGGCTAAG ATTTACCAATGTTGTGGCCAAATGGCCAGGATCAGTTCATGACGCCTTCATGTTTGAAAATTCATCACTCGAGGCCAAAATTGAagctaggtacatgtacaacaatattcttgtttaa